In Alistipes ihumii AP11, a genomic segment contains:
- a CDS encoding DUF4906 domain-containing protein yields the protein MKTFRETALLLSAALFLTACGKEAVQETGPSGSVSGRKVEMTFGLSASGMTSPAAFIPVTAKAAGADEALVLETGAQEPLTRGASLSGDEEGKLHGLWVLQFDNTTSAGKLVLREYHAAGEIQNDKLSVALYDAAATKVYFVANVADDKFSSLPLNTTTLGAFETSVLDFADEAAAGSSGNGLPMAGVYEGAASAATADISLRRMVAKISFTCKVDLAMSSESFVLKKIGLKSVSNRTSYKDQTVPGGTTGLYPAAEAGNFADYAEVDVTAQGSDPTAMATTGVTQVWYVPENLRGVVAGLTEKQKGSRNAPEYSTFIEMSGDYTQGGETFEVTYRIYPGENASTDFNVVRNYRYAIATTIKGINENDSRVTVNKGEDLSKDGETANCYLAHKAGTVYKFDATVKGNGAVTAAYNANGQNAPAIDGTQTLSPVSAKVLWETGSKGSVIADGSLKVDNKGYVYFTTAGDKGSDIAEGNALIGVFSGADGSGTLLWSWHVWATRYDPETDNDTYVTRALAASGSGNGSIVTTSSRSYTVMRFNLGADASSAEGTVGRYGLLYQWGRKDPFVGAAALNSTGTSYAATSNATGYEWKNRKNSEAVAAATADASIGYAVQHPTEFLFYSGSPYDWLNVSANSDQRDNLWGNPNTAVTRPNASQGSKSIYDPCPPGWRVAPQDTWTAFAKNGTGGSSQQNVYPDTFSAGYSFYYDANDASLGKTAFFPAAGLRSDSSGELANTSSIGYYWSSSPYYGGSNYAGNLYFTSGYVSPLGYNNRAYGFSVRCVQGK from the coding sequence ATGAAAACTTTCAGGGAAACGGCGCTGCTCCTTTCCGCCGCCTTGTTTTTGACCGCCTGCGGCAAGGAGGCGGTGCAGGAGACCGGGCCGTCCGGTTCGGTCAGCGGCAGGAAAGTCGAGATGACTTTCGGGCTGTCCGCTTCGGGCATGACGAGCCCGGCTGCATTCATCCCCGTGACGGCTAAGGCGGCCGGCGCGGACGAGGCTCTCGTTCTGGAGACCGGCGCGCAGGAGCCTCTCACGCGCGGCGCCTCGCTGAGCGGCGATGAGGAAGGCAAGCTGCACGGGTTGTGGGTGTTGCAGTTCGACAATACGACGTCTGCCGGCAAGCTGGTCTTGCGCGAATACCATGCGGCCGGAGAAATTCAGAATGACAAGTTGAGCGTCGCGCTTTACGATGCCGCTGCGACGAAGGTCTACTTCGTGGCCAACGTGGCCGACGACAAATTTTCGTCGCTTCCGCTCAATACCACGACGCTCGGCGCGTTCGAGACCTCCGTGCTCGACTTCGCCGACGAGGCTGCGGCAGGCAGCAGCGGCAACGGCCTGCCCATGGCGGGAGTCTACGAAGGCGCCGCTTCGGCCGCTACGGCGGATATCTCCCTTCGCCGCATGGTCGCCAAGATATCGTTCACCTGCAAGGTCGATCTGGCTATGAGTTCGGAATCTTTCGTATTGAAGAAGATCGGTCTGAAAAGCGTGTCGAATCGGACGAGCTATAAGGACCAGACCGTTCCCGGCGGGACGACGGGTCTCTATCCTGCCGCCGAGGCCGGTAATTTCGCCGATTACGCCGAGGTGGACGTGACGGCTCAGGGCTCCGATCCGACGGCCATGGCGACGACGGGCGTTACGCAGGTATGGTATGTGCCGGAGAACCTGCGGGGTGTCGTCGCCGGACTGACCGAGAAGCAGAAGGGAAGCCGGAACGCTCCGGAGTACAGTACTTTCATCGAGATGTCGGGCGACTATACGCAGGGCGGCGAGACATTCGAGGTGACGTACCGGATTTACCCCGGGGAAAACGCCTCGACCGACTTCAATGTGGTGCGCAACTACCGGTACGCGATCGCTACGACCATCAAGGGCATCAACGAGAACGACAGTCGTGTGACGGTCAACAAGGGCGAGGATCTGAGCAAGGACGGCGAGACGGCCAATTGCTACCTCGCACACAAGGCGGGTACGGTCTATAAGTTCGACGCCACCGTCAAGGGCAACGGGGCCGTGACCGCGGCTTACAACGCCAATGGCCAGAACGCACCGGCCATCGACGGGACTCAGACTCTCAGCCCGGTTTCGGCCAAGGTGCTGTGGGAAACCGGCAGCAAGGGGAGCGTCATCGCGGACGGTTCGTTGAAAGTCGATAACAAGGGATACGTCTATTTCACGACGGCTGGCGACAAGGGGAGCGACATCGCCGAAGGCAACGCGCTGATCGGTGTCTTCTCCGGTGCCGACGGCAGCGGGACGCTGCTTTGGAGCTGGCACGTCTGGGCGACCCGTTACGATCCGGAGACCGACAACGATACCTATGTTACCCGGGCCTTGGCAGCTTCGGGTTCGGGGAACGGCAGTATTGTCACGACATCTTCCCGCAGCTATACCGTGATGCGGTTCAATCTGGGAGCCGACGCCTCTTCGGCCGAGGGAACCGTCGGTCGCTACGGCCTGTTGTACCAGTGGGGCCGCAAGGACCCGTTCGTCGGTGCGGCTGCGTTGAATAGCACGGGAACGAGCTATGCCGCGACGTCCAATGCGACGGGATACGAATGGAAGAACAGAAAGAACAGCGAGGCGGTCGCTGCCGCTACTGCCGATGCCAGCATCGGTTATGCGGTTCAGCATCCGACGGAGTTCCTGTTTTATAGCGGGTCGCCCTATGATTGGTTGAACGTCTCGGCCAATTCGGATCAGCGCGACAATCTGTGGGGCAATCCCAACACGGCGGTTACCCGCCCCAATGCTTCGCAGGGCAGCAAGTCGATCTACGATCCCTGTCCTCCCGGCTGGCGCGTGGCTCCGCAGGATACTTGGACCGCTTTTGCCAAGAACGGGACCGGAGGGAGCAGCCAGCAGAATGTCTATCCGGATACTTTCAGTGCGGGTTATTCGTTCTATTACGATGCCAATGACGCCTCTTTGG
- a CDS encoding BF2992 family fimbrillin-A clan protein, producing the protein MKKAFIIWLALAVASGCSKADGPAPDTGGTEVGFSLAGVSAEVSSSGAVSSVSRAGASGLSSGGATRAMPENLAPGSTVRVLAYTRRAAGAAADIERDTYVAEATYRVKDDYSLEPCVVDGMTGVATGTAGASPMRLRAGAYDFYALTPALSLTGHKEASVAHGTDYACSLTAACAVVTRQDVSTQTVVLATLERKCSRLAFSITRKAENVAKAVINSVELSGIARSPAAALLCENLPTGTNDGGYEFPQGTFVQGAEPYQYSGTDEVLPKSDAVFDLQMSVTFNEADRATDLQATVPAMAFDPGKRYNFDLSLQGGFIVLTLQVTPWNVDPVWDTSVGEPPYASVVVGSWEIREWSGEIGGNFVPVLDPGSWSENPQWDSEIGG; encoded by the coding sequence ATGAAAAAAGCGTTCATCATATGGTTGGCGTTGGCCGTCGCGAGCGGATGCAGCAAGGCGGACGGTCCTGCGCCGGATACGGGTGGTACGGAGGTCGGCTTCAGTCTGGCCGGCGTGAGCGCCGAGGTCTCGTCGTCCGGCGCCGTGTCCTCGGTCTCCCGGGCGGGGGCGTCCGGTCTTTCGTCCGGCGGTGCGACGCGCGCTATGCCGGAAAATCTGGCGCCCGGCAGCACCGTGCGCGTGCTGGCTTATACGCGCCGTGCCGCGGGGGCGGCTGCCGACATAGAACGGGATACCTATGTGGCCGAAGCCACTTATCGGGTGAAAGACGATTATTCGCTCGAACCTTGCGTGGTGGATGGGATGACCGGCGTCGCGACGGGCACGGCCGGAGCTTCTCCGATGCGGCTGCGGGCGGGAGCATATGATTTTTATGCGCTCACTCCGGCTTTGTCGCTTACCGGGCACAAGGAGGCGAGCGTCGCTCACGGGACGGACTACGCCTGCTCGCTGACCGCCGCCTGCGCCGTGGTGACGCGGCAGGACGTTTCGACCCAGACCGTCGTGCTGGCTACGCTCGAACGGAAGTGCAGCCGGCTGGCTTTTTCGATCACGCGCAAGGCCGAGAACGTCGCCAAGGCGGTTATCAATTCGGTCGAGTTGTCGGGCATCGCCCGTTCGCCCGCTGCGGCGCTTCTTTGCGAGAACTTGCCGACCGGAACCAACGACGGCGGCTATGAGTTTCCGCAGGGGACCTTCGTGCAAGGGGCGGAACCTTATCAATATTCGGGTACGGACGAAGTGCTGCCCAAGAGCGATGCGGTTTTCGATCTGCAAATGAGCGTGACCTTCAACGAGGCGGATCGGGCGACCGACTTGCAGGCGACCGTGCCGGCCATGGCCTTCGATCCCGGTAAGCGCTATAATTTCGACCTTTCGCTGCAAGGCGGCTTCATTGTGCTGACTCTTCAGGTCACCCCTTGGAACGTCGATCCCGTGTGGGATACCTCCGTGGGCGAGCCGCCCTATGCCAGCGTCGTGGTCGGCAGTTGGGAGATCAGGGAGTGGAGCGGCGAGATCGGGGGGAATTTCGTCCCGGTGCTCGATCCCGGCAGCTGGTCGGAGAATCCTCAGTGGGATTCGGAGATCGGTGGCTGA